The Montipora capricornis isolate CH-2021 chromosome 6, ASM3666992v2, whole genome shotgun sequence genome has a window encoding:
- the LOC138053865 gene encoding tigger transposable element-derived protein 4-like, with the protein MDQGVILATKAYFRHSCVKKFIDVVDNKKPLPNLSILDAMAILTEAWGRVSEKTMRNCFRKAGLGSQAQQSALNDDDDPFKILLEDITALRERSPELVPDEVSAEDVVDTDSGVLTSDIGSLSDEDILAEFCEENQMEVDDGDDGNEDEQQEETPKRPTKSEVPQAIETLSWYSFFAVEGAEIRQQTSQLSITIHKSIRKKQKQQNIQRFCSVTASVYFCDI; encoded by the coding sequence ATGGATCAGGGTGTTATACTAGCAACAAAGGCGTATTTTAGGCATAGCTGTGTAAAGAAATTCATTGATGTCGTTGACAACAAAAAGCCCTTACCCAACCTCTCTATTTTAGATGCTATGGCCATTCTCACTGAGGCATGGGGTAGAGTTTCAGAGAAGACTATGCGCAACTGCTTCAGAAAAGCTGGCCTTGGTAGCCAAGCACAACAAAGTGCTTTGAATGACGATGACGATCCTTTCAAGATTCTGTTAGAAGATATCACTGCCTTACGAGAAAGAAGCCCCGAACTTGTACCAGATGAAGTCAGTGCTGAAGATGTGGTTGATACAGATAGTGGTGTTTTAACATCTGACATTGGTTCATTGAGCGATGAAGACATCCTCGCAGAGTTTTGTGAAGAAAACCAGATGGAAGTGGATGACGGCGATGATGGAAATGAAGATGAACAACAAGAAGAAACTCCCAAGCGACCAACGAAAAGTGAGGTCCCTCAAGCAATCGAGACTCTCTCATGGTACAGTTTTTTTGCTGTCGAGGGAGCCGAGATTCGACAGCAAACAAGCCAGTTGTCAATTACAATCCACAAGAgtataagaaaaaaacaaaaacaacagaacatTCAAAGATTTTGCAGTGTAACAGCATCTGTTTATTTTTGCGACATTTAA